The DNA region CAGATGAGGCTGGGAATGGCCGAGAGAGGTCCCCAGTCACTCGAAGGGAGCCAGGAACCCAAGGAGGGGCCCCGACTCGAACCCAGGAGAAGGGCTGCCTCTTCTTCAGGATCAGAGGGAAGCTGGCAAGGGCACAGGGGGCTGCAGGGACAGGGGACGGGGGAGAATATACTAAGTCTTGCCAGTTGGTTTCACTTTCTAGGTAGAGCAAGAGGCAAATCGATCTGCTGGAAGAAAGCCAGAGCAAGGTAGGGTACTCAAAGAGAGTAGGAAGATTTGAAGTAGGGCTTAGAATAGGGAGAGAGCTGCCTGGAGACAGTGTGGTGTATGGATTACTGAGACCCCTACTGAGGCCAGAGCCCATAGGCTTGTCAAGGCATCAGTCTGCATGGCTGGGCAAGTTTCTCCAGCAGTGCTCAGCAGCACAGATGGGAGCAGAAGGGTGTGGAGGAGAACATGCATGGAGGAAaatggtgggggcagggagggcaagGTGCAAAGAATGGGAAGCTGGGACAGAGGACACTGCAAGGTGAGACGCCAGGGGATCTGGCTGGACAAGGTAGAGTCAAAtcaggagggtgggatgaacagaaagaggggaggggaggattgGGGGAGGGATGTGGCTGGAATTGAAGTGGGAGAGGGTGGTTGGACAGAGCCTGTGGTCAGAGTTGGGATATTTCACTTGAAGATTTCAGAAGGCCTGTCCCAGGTAAGGACAGGCTGTAAGGCAAGCTGGCTGAAATGAAGCAGACATGAAAGCCTCCAGGTCAGGAAACTTATtcactcatgcattcattcagcaaatattcattgagcacctgAGCCAATCCCTACGCAAGAGGGTACATGTAGGGATGAACAAAACTTGTTCCTGCCCCCCTAAGGGGCTCCCCGCCTCACTGGGGTGATACATTAACACCATGACAACACCCATGGTGACTGTAGTGTAAATGGCCAGGTGTGGTGAGGAGGCCTCACCCAGGAAAGGGCCAGGTGATGTCAATGCTGAGCCTTGGGAAtagattgctgttgttcagtcgcctactagtcgggtctgactctgtgacctcatggactgcagcatgccaggcctccctgtccctcagcatctcccagagtttccccaATGTCATGTTCATTGctttggtgatgccgtccagctatctcatcccctgacgccctcttctccttctgccctcaatttttcccagcatcagggacttttccactGAGTCGTCTGTTTTCATCAGGAATCAATTAGGGCTCCCCCAAACAAAGGACGTGGGGTGGGCTTTCCAGGGAGAAGAGAGAGTATCCCCCCGGGGAGACCAGCATGAAGTATTCTAGAACCACTGGCCATTTGGTGAGGCCAGAGGGTAAAGAACAAggcaggaagtggggagaggTGAGGCAGGAGAAGCAGGGTCCCAGAGGACCGTGGGGGCCAGGCACGGAGCTCACAGAGGCGACCAGAGGCTTTGAAGGGATTTTAGCAAGGAGCAGCaggatcagatttgcattttagaaagatcactcaGGCTGCAGTGTGGATAATTGATTGGAGCGGAGCAAGGGAGACGACAGAGAGAATGGTTGAAGGCTGCAGGGCAGCAGGGGTGGCAAGAAGAGGGCAGTGTCAGGAAACACTTGGGATTCAGCATCAGTAGGACTTGATGCCTTGGCTGGACGGGGGCGGGAGGGCGAGGTCAAAGATGCCTCGCAGGTGCCACCAACTGAGCTGGGGACAACAGCAGGAATGCATTCAGGGGACCCGGGGAGAAATGAGAATCTCATCGTGAGACACGTCACATTTGGGGAACCTGCGGACACCAGGGGACACCTGCTGGGCAGGGACACATGGCTCCGGGCACAGCCTGGGCACTCCGCTGTGGGTAAGAGGTGACAAGTGCATTATTTTAGCAGCTCGGCAGGTTCTTCTTAGGGACAAAACACTTCTGTTTGAGAAAATACCTTGGTATATTGCTGGGGGTTAAAGGGCAGAGCCTGGGTGTGGGTAAACTAAGGCAGCATAGTCACAAGAATGGTAAGCTGCCCTGTGAAGAGGCACAAGAGGGCGAAGAGTCAATGGAAACTCCAGACCAGTGGGCAGCAGAGGTACCCACCACCACAGGTGTCACCAGTTAGCTGTGGAGCAACTGCCCCTCAACCTGCTCCTCTGCACCCCTGCAGGCCCACGTCCTCAGTAAAGTTGACCCTGTTCACATCAGCTTTCAGAAAATGGTGCTCTAGGTGGAAGTGGAGGACAGAGCTTCCTTCACATCTGGGTTTATGGGGTGCAGAATAGTGTGAACCCATTTGGAGGCGAAGTCTGCAGGCAATGGGGGCCAGGAGACTaggagcctggggcagggggtgcaCAGGGCCCTCTGACATAGGCCTTGGACTTGGGGATCTGAGTGATCTCGTTCTCTCTAAGCTGACGTCACGGATGGGAGCATCCTAGGGTCACCTGGGCCCCCAGACTGGGTGTCGGCCAGCAGCAGAGTTAGGCCTGCCCCGCTTGGAAAACTCCTGGGAGGTTCCAGTTCAGTGCCCAAGGACAGCCCCCTCCTTTGGCTGTCATGTGAGTTTAGGGTGGGGCGAGTGTGTGGCCACCCccacacctcccaccccaccccccgaacACACAATACCCTGTCAACCTGCCCCCTGCCAGTCTGACCAGCATGGTCCTTGAAGCAGCAGCACCATAAGGAGCTGCAGGCTGGAGCCGGAGCAGCCCGAAGACAGGAgatcagaaaaggcagagatcagaaGAGGAACATAGACCCGGGGGCGATGGAGTCAGGCCGGCACAGCTTGGCTAAGATGCTGGTGTGCCGGCTCTGGATGACCATCAGCAGGGCTCTGTTTGCCGAGTTCCTGGCCACGGGGCTGTACGTGTTCTTTGGCGTGGGCTCGGCTCTGAGATGGCCCTTGGCGCTTCCCTCTGTGCTGCAGATCGCCATCACCTTCAACCTGGCCACGGCCGTGATCGTGCAGATCACCTGGAAGGCCAGCGGGGCCCACGTCAACCCTGCCGTGACGCTGGCCTTCCTCGTGGGCTCCCACATCTCCTTGCCCCGGGCTGTGGCCTACGTGGCTGCCCAGCTGGCAGGGGCCACGGCGGGAGCTGCTCTGCTTTACGGGGTCACGCCTGGGGACATCCGAGAAAACTTTGGGGTCAATATGGTAGGTGCAGGAAGAGGGAGAGGCAGGTCCATACAGGTGGTAAGTGGGGAGGGCCAGGCCGGGGCAGAGGGGATACAGCAGAGCACGTGCTCCACACCTGCCCTGGGGACGTGGGACCCTGGGGAAAGACCATGGCCTTAGTGCAGGCAGAGCAGGAAGGGGACTGTGGTGTGAGGaacagtggggagaggggggaCAGGAAGAAGCTACACTGAGGACCAGGAGTGGGAGGAGGACCAGGCACTTCAGGGTTGGAGCAGCCAGGGAGAGCTGGGGCTGTTGGGGCAGCAGGGGACCCTGCACCTACTTCACCTCCCCGTCCCCAACCCGTTTCCTCCTGTTCCTCTGACCCCAGCACTCTGCGGCCTGTCTCACCTCCCCAGATCTCTCTACTTACCCATGTTCCACCTACGTCCCCCAGTCCTCACCTTCCACTCCTACACACTGCCCCTCCCAGCCAGCCCACAGGCGAGCATTGTGCAACACAGCTTCTCCAGCCTTCCCTCCCCCACAAGCCCTGAGCCCCCACCTCCCCCTGGACCGTGGCCCCGACCACCCCATGGAGTGGGTGGGGTGCTGCTCACTCCCGCAGGGAGCAGGTGTCCGTGTGGGCTCACTTCAGGGTTCACCTGAACCCCAGTGCACCGCTCTCCCCAGCCCATGAGCTCCTTAAGTCCTGGGGGGCTGGCGGTGGCAAGGTGTCACAACCTTTACCTTGAGGAACGAGGGCCCAGGGATCACCATCCCCAGGCAGAGTCCGCTGCCTCCAGCATAACCCCCTGCTCGCACAGGTCCGGAGCAGTACCTCGACTGGCCAGGCGGTGGCGGTGGAACTCATCTTGACCCTCCAGCTCGTGCTCTGCGTTTTCGCCTCCACTGACAGCCGTCAGACCACGGGCTCCCCTGCAGCCACAATTGGAGCCTCGGTGGCAGTGGGCCACCTCATCGGGGTAAGGGGCACAGGGGACACCCGCCTGTGTACCCACTGGCCCCTCCCTGGGGAGGCGGCGGGGCCCTGGGGGCCAGAAGTGTCCCTCCCCGAACTTCTCATGCCTTGGAGCCAAGGCTATGCCCCATTTCAGGCCCAGGGCAGGGGGACCCAGAGCCCCAGTCTGGGGCTGGGGCTTGAGCCGGCGGGGCGGTGGGGAAAGGACTGTCCTCTCCCAGGCCTGCTTTCAGGCTGCTCACACCCTGCCCTTCACTTGCTCCCCAGATCTATTTCACCGGCTGCTCCATGAACCCAGCCCGCTCCTTTGGTTCCGCTGTCATCGTGGGGAAGTTTGAAGTCCACTGGGTGAGACCT from Bos mutus isolate GX-2022 chromosome 5, NWIPB_WYAK_1.1, whole genome shotgun sequence includes:
- the AQP6 gene encoding aquaporin-6 gives rise to the protein MESGRHSLAKMLVCRLWMTISRALFAEFLATGLYVFFGVGSALRWPLALPSVLQIAITFNLATAVIVQITWKASGAHVNPAVTLAFLVGSHISLPRAVAYVAAQLAGATAGAALLYGVTPGDIRENFGVNMVRSSTSTGQAVAVELILTLQLVLCVFASTDSRQTTGSPAATIGASVAVGHLIGIYFTGCSMNPARSFGSAVIVGKFEVHWIFWVGPLTGAVLASLIYNFILFPDTKTLAQRLAILTGSAEMQKMEGEEPQKKETQANSEDTEMETVCQVA